From Chelatococcus sp. YT9, a single genomic window includes:
- a CDS encoding exopolysaccharide biosynthesis protein, producing the protein MSSSTSTSAILLELAARPHERLTIGELLDALRQQAFAALILVLGLPNCLPMPPPIPLLFGFLLLFVAIQMVVGRSSPWLPKRVLSRSMARADFARAVGRALPTMRKLEHWSRPRLTFFGTPIGIRLVGAVVLVISLALLVAAPIIGQIPLGLAACLVGLGLVERDGLLVIGGTAVGAIGLSLSLGFVVAIVSGVTALI; encoded by the coding sequence GTGTCTTCATCGACCAGCACATCAGCCATATTGCTCGAACTGGCGGCACGCCCCCACGAACGCCTCACTATAGGCGAGTTGCTGGATGCCCTGCGCCAGCAGGCGTTCGCAGCGCTGATCCTCGTGCTGGGTCTGCCAAACTGCCTGCCGATGCCTCCGCCGATCCCGCTGCTCTTCGGCTTCCTCCTGCTGTTCGTGGCCATCCAGATGGTGGTCGGACGCAGCAGCCCCTGGCTACCGAAGCGAGTTCTCAGCCGCTCCATGGCGCGGGCAGATTTCGCGCGCGCTGTAGGGCGGGCATTGCCGACGATGCGCAAGCTGGAGCATTGGTCCCGGCCCAGGCTCACCTTTTTCGGCACACCCATCGGCATCCGCCTCGTCGGCGCGGTCGTGCTCGTCATATCGCTGGCGCTTCTCGTCGCTGCGCCGATCATAGGCCAGATTCCACTTGGGCTGGCGGCCTGCCTGGTCGGGCTCGGCCTCGTGGAACGGGACGGTCTCCTGGTGATCGGCGGCACTGCAGTGGGTGCCATAGGACTCAGCCTCAGCCTAGGCTTCGTCGTTGCCATCGTCAGCGGTGTTACGGCCCTGATTTAG
- a CDS encoding esterase-like activity of phytase family protein gives MRRITSTSALAAVLLASTCLAAAAEPVFNRIASFPVVANLPKDRDAAKETVAEIVTVSEDGNLLVYTDSPQEGIGFIDITEAAAPKAAGFLPLKGEPTSVTIVGGKALVAVVTSKDKAKPAGELAIVDLATKAVDSTCDLGGQPDSVAASRDKKFLAVVIENERDEDKDKGKIPQLPGGNLTVFSLANNGVDCAGKKVVDLTGLSEVAPEDPEPEFVDINSRNEAVVSLQENNHLAIVDLASGKVVKHFPAGAVTLDKVDAKRDGVIALNGRIEAVKREPDTVHWIDDERFVTSNEGDYQGGSRGFTIFNRDGRVEYDSGNFLEHIAVRLGHFPEKRASAKGVEPEGGEVATFGNDKLIFIASERGSVVFVFRDKGPGQAPEYVQTLPSGVGPEGLLAIPGRNLFVTANEADNVKDGGPRSYVVLYERAEGTPTYPTIVSVNDADGLPLPWGALSGLTTDGVTPGRLFTVTDSFYGNTRILEIDATAKPARIIKATPVTRDGKAASYDGEGIAFRRGGGFWLVSEGNPEKKDNPTVNQLVRIAPNGAVEEEIALPEELAKHATRYGFEGVAVTGEGTDETVWIAVQREWKDDPKGKAKILSYKPATKTWGVLHYPLANVDDGWVGLSEITAIGDDTFVVVERDNRLGDKALKTLQSFSVKGLTPAAPGASTVPTVTKKQVRDLVPDLAAPKGYVLDKVESFAVDSDGNAFIVTDNDGVNGSSGETQFINLARIQIR, from the coding sequence ATGCGTCGCATCACATCCACATCCGCCCTCGCGGCGGTGCTCCTGGCCAGCACCTGCCTGGCTGCAGCCGCCGAACCTGTTTTCAACAGGATCGCGAGCTTCCCGGTCGTCGCCAACCTGCCCAAGGATCGCGACGCTGCCAAAGAAACCGTGGCCGAGATCGTTACCGTGTCCGAGGACGGCAACCTCCTCGTCTATACGGACTCGCCCCAGGAAGGCATCGGCTTCATCGACATCACGGAGGCCGCCGCGCCGAAGGCGGCCGGCTTCCTGCCGCTCAAGGGCGAGCCGACCTCGGTCACCATCGTTGGCGGCAAGGCGCTCGTCGCGGTCGTCACCTCCAAGGACAAGGCCAAGCCCGCTGGCGAGCTTGCCATCGTCGACCTCGCCACGAAGGCTGTCGATTCAACCTGCGATCTAGGCGGCCAGCCGGACTCGGTTGCCGCCAGCCGGGACAAGAAGTTCCTCGCCGTCGTCATCGAGAACGAGCGTGATGAGGACAAGGACAAGGGCAAGATCCCGCAGCTGCCGGGCGGCAATCTCACGGTCTTTTCCCTTGCTAACAATGGCGTCGATTGCGCCGGCAAGAAGGTGGTGGACCTCACGGGCCTCAGCGAGGTCGCGCCGGAGGATCCCGAGCCCGAGTTCGTCGACATCAACAGCCGCAACGAGGCTGTCGTCTCGCTGCAGGAGAACAATCACCTCGCCATCGTCGATCTCGCCTCGGGCAAGGTCGTGAAGCATTTCCCGGCGGGTGCGGTGACGCTCGACAAGGTCGATGCCAAGCGTGATGGTGTCATCGCGCTCAACGGGCGCATCGAGGCCGTCAAGCGCGAGCCCGACACGGTCCACTGGATCGACGACGAGCGTTTCGTCACCTCCAATGAAGGCGACTACCAGGGCGGCTCGCGCGGCTTCACGATCTTCAATCGTGACGGCCGCGTGGAGTATGACAGCGGCAACTTCCTTGAGCATATCGCGGTGCGTCTCGGCCATTTCCCGGAGAAGCGCGCCAGCGCCAAGGGCGTGGAGCCGGAAGGCGGCGAGGTCGCGACGTTCGGGAACGACAAGCTGATCTTCATCGCCTCGGAGCGCGGTTCGGTCGTCTTCGTGTTCCGTGACAAGGGCCCGGGGCAGGCGCCGGAATATGTGCAGACGCTGCCGTCGGGAGTCGGGCCGGAAGGGCTGCTCGCCATTCCCGGCCGCAACCTCTTCGTCACCGCCAACGAGGCCGACAACGTCAAGGACGGCGGACCGCGCAGCTATGTGGTGCTTTACGAGCGCGCTGAAGGCACGCCGACCTATCCGACGATCGTCTCGGTGAATGATGCCGACGGCCTGCCGCTGCCCTGGGGGGCGCTCTCGGGCCTCACCACCGACGGCGTCACCCCTGGCCGGCTCTTTACCGTCACAGACAGCTTCTACGGCAACACGCGTATTCTCGAGATCGATGCGACGGCGAAGCCGGCGCGTATCATCAAGGCGACGCCCGTAACCCGCGACGGCAAGGCGGCAAGCTATGACGGCGAAGGCATCGCCTTCCGTCGCGGCGGCGGCTTCTGGCTGGTGTCCGAAGGCAATCCCGAGAAGAAGGACAACCCGACGGTCAACCAACTCGTGCGCATCGCGCCGAATGGCGCGGTCGAGGAAGAGATTGCGCTGCCGGAAGAGCTGGCCAAGCATGCCACCCGCTACGGTTTCGAGGGCGTTGCCGTGACAGGCGAAGGTACCGACGAGACCGTGTGGATCGCAGTTCAGCGCGAATGGAAGGACGATCCTAAGGGCAAGGCCAAGATCCTGTCCTACAAGCCAGCAACGAAGACCTGGGGCGTCCTGCACTACCCCCTCGCGAACGTTGATGACGGCTGGGTGGGACTGTCCGAGATCACGGCGATCGGCGACGATACCTTCGTGGTCGTGGAGCGCGACAACCGGCTTGGCGACAAGGCCCTGAAGACGCTGCAGTCGTTCTCGGTGAAGGGCCTCACCCCGGCCGCGCCAGGTGCGAGCACCGTCCCCACAGTCACCAAGAAGCAGGTCCGCGACCTCGTGCCCGATCTCGCCGCCCCCAAAGGCTACGTGCTCGATAAGGTGGAGAGCTTCGCGGTCGACTCTGACGGCAATGCCTTCATCGTGACCGATAACGACGGCGTCAACGGCTCATCTGGCGAGACCCAGTTCATCAATCTCGCGCGGATCCAGATCCGCTGA
- a CDS encoding usg protein, with protein MSARHFSTRDFELQLAGYGLTTATILYRMPDHQDLLQTFIWQHYDLAPHFPELRHFLDFWRSKLDGPLHSVTVAHARLLKPAEIRTIDGEFTFH; from the coding sequence ATGTCTGCACGACATTTCTCTACGAGGGACTTCGAGCTTCAGTTGGCCGGATACGGCCTGACAACGGCAACCATCCTTTACCGCATGCCGGATCATCAGGACCTGCTGCAGACTTTCATCTGGCAGCACTATGATCTCGCTCCCCATTTCCCCGAGCTCCGGCATTTTCTTGATTTCTGGCGTAGCAAACTGGACGGGCCGCTGCATTCCGTCACGGTGGCCCATGCCCGCCTGCTGAAGCCGGCGGAGATTCGCACGATCGACGGAGAGTTCACTTTTCACTGA
- a CDS encoding ABC transporter permease, whose amino-acid sequence MIGQPRPRDTGKRPPRGGFFRRVWAMLIKEGLQLSRDRITFATMIFIPLVQLVLFGYAINTTPRHLPTAVLIQDDSDATRAILAAFSNTAYFKIIRQVRSEKDFDFAIASGEVQFGIEFPADFERALRRGDKPALLVAADATDPVATGSAIAALNGIVGSALVHERGLPPRDEAESGPLFEIRAHARYNPAAVSQLNIVPGLLGIILTMTMLIFTALSVTRERERGTMESLLAMPIRPVEIMLGKILPYVLIGFIQGAIIIGAGALLFGVPILGSLTLLAALTTLFIATNLAIGYTFSTVAQNQLQAIQMAFMFFLPNILLSGFAFPFAGMPRWAQWIGEALPLTHFLRITRGIMLKGSDLATLQGDTLALAVAMFVAMGVAIARFRQTLD is encoded by the coding sequence ATGATCGGGCAACCGCGCCCCCGGGATACTGGCAAACGCCCCCCGCGAGGCGGCTTCTTCCGGCGCGTCTGGGCGATGCTGATCAAGGAGGGGCTGCAGCTTTCGCGGGACCGCATCACCTTCGCGACGATGATCTTCATACCGCTCGTCCAGCTCGTCCTGTTCGGCTACGCGATCAACACCACCCCGCGCCACCTGCCGACGGCGGTCCTCATCCAGGACGACAGCGATGCCACCCGCGCGATCCTCGCCGCCTTCAGCAATACCGCCTATTTCAAGATCATCAGGCAGGTGCGTAGCGAGAAGGACTTCGATTTCGCGATTGCGTCCGGTGAGGTGCAGTTCGGCATCGAATTTCCGGCCGATTTCGAGCGCGCGCTACGCCGTGGCGACAAGCCGGCTCTTCTCGTCGCCGCCGATGCCACCGATCCGGTCGCGACCGGCAGCGCCATCGCTGCCCTCAACGGCATCGTCGGGAGCGCTCTGGTTCATGAACGCGGCCTGCCGCCGCGTGACGAGGCCGAAAGCGGTCCCCTGTTCGAGATCCGCGCCCATGCCCGCTACAATCCGGCCGCGGTGTCGCAGCTCAATATCGTGCCGGGCCTGCTCGGTATCATCCTCACCATGACGATGCTGATCTTCACGGCGCTATCGGTGACACGCGAGCGCGAGCGCGGCACGATGGAATCGCTGCTGGCCATGCCGATCCGTCCGGTCGAGATCATGCTCGGCAAGATCCTGCCTTATGTGCTCATCGGTTTCATCCAGGGGGCGATCATCATCGGCGCCGGGGCGCTGTTGTTCGGCGTGCCGATCCTCGGCAGCCTGACGTTGCTGGCGGCGCTGACGACGCTGTTCATCGCAACCAATCTCGCGATCGGCTACACCTTCTCCACCGTGGCGCAGAACCAGCTGCAGGCTATCCAGATGGCCTTCATGTTCTTTCTGCCCAACATTCTCCTGTCGGGCTTCGCCTTTCCTTTCGCTGGCATGCCGCGCTGGGCGCAATGGATCGGCGAGGCACTGCCGCTGACCCATTTCCTGAGGATCACGCGCGGCATCATGCTCAAGGGGAGTGACCTCGCCACCTTGCAGGGAGACACGCTGGCGCTGGCCGTCGCCATGTTCGTCGCAATGGGTGTCGCGATCGCGCGGTTCCGGCAAACATTGGATTGA